One window of Hymenobacter canadensis genomic DNA carries:
- a CDS encoding beta strand repeat-containing protein, with amino-acid sequence MQLYSPGYFPATAALRACLLLLFLLGISTTTHAANYYWVGNTGAWTEMSHWASTSGGTGNAYANVPKNTDNVYFDANSFTANSQRVTIVGTVTCRDMTWSGNVRQATFVQGASGVLEINGDLRYTATMATTPTISVPHRMLAATTGAVVDMQGVPFGATLLFDSANGGWTFTSPFNGTSGAVVNISAARQVSFGSTTLTFSTLSTYTGMTAVASIVPGILDLGSSTTTLLAQASPGAFTLNNPNLTLTAGTSTLNVGASALTNYTSPVSFTTSKAFAFHTVVVNSGNGALFNVANSSFNTLTVNSRLTLGSAATIGADGNLTLAADAALLLAPGATKALSFGSGATLATSGGCAGLGTIQSTLAGSPAILARSGGWASAPISYAVLQDLTFTDGSSGNPANGAAVATASANQGGNAGITISGLPVTDLYWVGNSGNWHDPSHWASVSGGSTVGNTCLPTVFTNVHFDANSFTAPGRTVTLDLTGQQCRNMDWTGVTNKPTLNAASRCGLTVAGSLTLVGPASLTQALAADVFLGQPGGGSYTLTTAGQPLAAHLWFRAAGGSYALLDDVTTTGRVFVESGTFTTNDHLINAQSFSSGYVFNNSVYTTGSGPASPLSLSPPTVNLGTSVLNLLGTNTRNDANAVVSNYAWDVASVTTADVTTTPVTLNAGSSTINLLNGNNTPFYNSIFRGGLGLTYGTVTFSNNTGGTSATIIGNTTANDTFQNLLFYGSATIGSNNSITGQLLLSPGKTYLVPNATTQTFTPGATLNAVGTCSNYITIIGPSSAAATRFISASNAPLQYVILKNTDFSGGATWQDQSGLDNGSNTGIAFLPPATRTLYWVGEGGNWNDAAHWSLSSGGSGGACTPSLVDNVVVDANSVTTTGQTLTINLASASCRSIDCSALTNGKGLTLRNVTGNLLSVYGSVTWAPEPNLTLALAGGLAILGPGTASTLTSAGQRLTGTLNLNVPGGSVTLADAFASTAGITHTAGTLATNNQPVSIPNYVTSTVAAKVLQLGASPVTVNGIWVVAVTSNLTIAAGTSRLTVNANVFTGGGQSYYDVLIDNPLTVITLAGNNAFHDLQLTGSTNIQGNNTISGTLTFLAGRAYVFTAGNTTTFGPNATLVSVGLSNNPVTLQSSVNGSLFTWTKATGGICADYTYIRDSRATGGAYFEAGRNGANNQGNNPGWSFGFLPRASYVNRTTCPAEGAHTLRIDFTAYDNINNVSGLALPTAHYPLTLRVHNLTANTYEDVSAPTTPYYYPIPTSTATTQYQVVALATSPTSGCGTTSNTDLSTFPVVTDAILAGPAGTWSGNSAPADGNWLDCHNWASGNVPDASTDATISPNTTSVSLGNSLTANVAVQPTLNGAGAAVRTLTIPAGATFTLGSSAQLAVAGDWVNNGTVTSVATSQVTFQGTSPQTLTAGTFGSVVVKNATGLTLATDASTSGTLMLSAGTITTGLYKWVHSNASASSLSGYGAGSYVAGTLRRAIASNTVATYAFPVGTASQYALYELLDHNLSGSGFGTIDASFGPKPGTDANLTYLEPGYTPYRAIHSAGVWTLTPDSQPSAGTYDAKVSLLPFSALIDNSFTVLKRPDTSTDAADWTGGGGTLNPNGGAGRLVANGYALRLGLISFSQFGLGQMVGAAPLPVTLTRFTATASGSCAVRLDWATASEINNDRFELERSADGRSFQKITTVASRNSASGSTYGYTDQQPGEGLNYYRLRQIDLDRTSTYSPVTAFAITCGAGGPVRLVPNPATNTVRLLGLRPGQMLCIYSSAGRLVYAAPASQPDELLEVSGWVPGLYLVHVRNADGGLAGKHKLLKQ; translated from the coding sequence ATGCAACTTTATTCACCGGGTTATTTCCCGGCCACCGCCGCACTCAGGGCCTGCCTGCTGCTGCTGTTCCTACTGGGAATTAGTACGACTACCCACGCCGCCAACTACTACTGGGTGGGCAACACCGGCGCCTGGACCGAGATGAGTCATTGGGCCAGCACCAGCGGCGGCACCGGCAATGCCTACGCCAACGTGCCCAAAAACACCGATAATGTGTACTTCGATGCCAATTCCTTCACGGCCAACAGCCAGCGGGTAACCATCGTCGGGACGGTAACCTGCCGCGACATGACCTGGAGCGGCAACGTGCGTCAGGCTACGTTTGTGCAGGGGGCCAGCGGCGTGCTGGAAATAAACGGCGACCTGCGCTACACTGCCACCATGGCCACGACGCCGACTATCAGCGTGCCTCACCGCATGCTAGCGGCCACGACCGGCGCGGTCGTGGACATGCAGGGCGTGCCGTTTGGGGCGACACTGCTGTTTGACAGCGCCAATGGCGGTTGGACCTTCACCAGTCCCTTCAACGGCACGTCGGGAGCGGTGGTGAACATCTCGGCGGCCCGCCAGGTGAGCTTTGGCAGCACCACGCTCACGTTCAGCACGCTCAGCACCTACACGGGCATGACGGCCGTGGCGAGCATTGTGCCGGGCATCCTTGATCTGGGTAGCAGCACCACCACGCTATTAGCGCAGGCAAGCCCCGGCGCATTCACCCTGAACAACCCCAACCTGACCTTAACGGCTGGAACCAGCACGCTCAATGTGGGGGCCAGCGCACTTACCAACTACACCAGCCCGGTAAGCTTTACGACCAGCAAAGCGTTTGCCTTCCATACCGTAGTGGTAAATTCCGGGAACGGCGCACTGTTTAACGTGGCCAACTCGTCATTCAACACCCTCACCGTGAACAGCCGGCTGACGCTGGGCAGCGCTGCCACCATCGGCGCCGACGGCAACCTGACCTTGGCGGCCGATGCGGCGCTGCTACTGGCACCGGGGGCCACGAAAGCACTGAGCTTCGGCAGTGGGGCCACGCTGGCCACGAGTGGCGGCTGCGCGGGCCTAGGCACAATCCAATCGACGCTGGCGGGCAGCCCGGCTATCCTGGCGCGGAGCGGGGGCTGGGCCTCGGCGCCCATTAGCTACGCAGTGTTGCAGGACCTCACCTTTACCGATGGCAGCAGCGGCAACCCGGCCAACGGGGCCGCCGTGGCCACGGCCAGCGCCAACCAGGGCGGCAACGCGGGCATCACGATTTCGGGCCTGCCCGTAACCGACCTCTACTGGGTGGGCAACAGCGGCAATTGGCACGACCCCAGCCACTGGGCCAGCGTCAGCGGTGGTTCTACCGTGGGCAATACCTGCCTACCCACTGTGTTTACCAACGTGCATTTCGATGCTAATTCCTTCACCGCCCCGGGCCGCACGGTGACGCTGGACCTCACCGGGCAGCAGTGCCGCAACATGGACTGGACGGGCGTGACGAACAAGCCCACGCTGAACGCCGCCTCGCGGTGCGGGCTCACGGTGGCCGGCTCGCTGACACTGGTGGGGCCGGCCAGCCTGACGCAGGCGCTGGCGGCCGACGTATTTCTGGGACAGCCGGGCGGAGGCAGCTACACGCTCACCACGGCCGGGCAGCCCCTGGCGGCGCACCTGTGGTTTCGGGCGGCGGGGGGCAGCTACGCGCTGCTGGACGACGTGACCACCACGGGCCGGGTGTTTGTGGAGTCGGGCACGTTCACGACCAACGACCACCTGATCAATGCCCAATCCTTTAGCAGCGGCTACGTATTCAATAACTCGGTGTACACCACCGGCTCGGGACCAGCGAGTCCGCTCAGCCTGTCGCCGCCGACGGTGAACCTGGGTACGAGCGTGCTCAACCTACTGGGCACCAACACCCGCAACGATGCCAATGCGGTGGTGAGCAACTACGCCTGGGACGTGGCCAGCGTCACGACGGCGGACGTCACCACTACGCCCGTCACGCTCAATGCCGGCAGTAGCACCATCAATCTGCTCAACGGCAACAATACGCCCTTCTATAACAGTATTTTTCGTGGAGGCCTGGGCCTGACGTACGGCACCGTCACCTTTTCCAATAACACCGGGGGCACTTCGGCCACGATAATCGGCAATACCACCGCCAACGACACGTTTCAGAACCTGCTGTTCTACGGGTCAGCCACCATCGGCAGCAACAATTCCATCACCGGACAGCTGCTGCTGAGCCCCGGCAAGACCTACCTGGTACCGAATGCCACCACCCAAACCTTCACCCCGGGAGCCACACTGAACGCCGTGGGGACGTGCTCGAACTACATCACCATCATCGGCCCTTCAAGCGCGGCCGCTACCCGCTTCATCTCAGCCAGTAATGCGCCGCTGCAATACGTGATACTGAAGAACACCGATTTCTCGGGCGGGGCGACCTGGCAGGACCAAAGCGGCCTGGATAATGGCAGCAACACGGGCATTGCCTTCCTGCCCCCCGCGACGCGGACCCTGTACTGGGTGGGCGAGGGCGGCAACTGGAACGATGCCGCCCACTGGAGCCTGAGCAGTGGCGGCAGCGGCGGCGCGTGCACGCCCTCACTCGTTGATAACGTGGTGGTGGATGCCAATTCGGTGACAACCACGGGCCAGACGCTGACCATCAACCTGGCCTCGGCCAGCTGCCGCAGCATCGATTGCAGTGCCCTCACCAACGGCAAAGGGCTGACCCTGCGCAACGTGACCGGAAATCTGCTGAGCGTCTACGGCTCCGTAACCTGGGCTCCCGAACCTAACCTGACCCTGGCGCTGGCCGGGGGCCTGGCCATACTGGGGCCGGGTACCGCCAGCACCCTCACCAGCGCCGGTCAACGGCTGACGGGCACCCTCAACCTCAACGTGCCCGGCGGCAGCGTGACGCTGGCCGACGCCTTCGCCAGCACCGCCGGGATTACGCACACGGCCGGTACGCTTGCCACGAATAATCAGCCCGTCAGCATTCCCAACTACGTCACTTCAACGGTGGCGGCAAAGGTACTCCAGCTCGGTGCTTCGCCGGTAACCGTGAATGGCATCTGGGTGGTGGCCGTTACCTCCAACCTGACCATAGCAGCGGGCACCTCGCGGCTCACCGTGAATGCCAACGTCTTCACCGGGGGCGGCCAGTCGTATTATGACGTGCTGATTGACAACCCGCTAACCGTCATCACCCTCGCCGGCAACAATGCGTTTCACGACCTCCAGCTTACCGGCTCCACGAACATCCAGGGCAATAATACCATTAGTGGCACGCTGACCTTCCTTGCCGGCCGGGCTTACGTCTTCACGGCCGGCAACACCACCACGTTTGGGCCTAATGCTACCCTGGTTTCGGTGGGGTTGAGCAACAACCCCGTCACGCTGCAAAGCTCCGTGAACGGTAGCCTCTTCACCTGGACCAAAGCCACGGGCGGCATCTGCGCCGACTACACCTACATCCGCGACAGCCGGGCCACGGGCGGGGCCTATTTCGAGGCCGGCCGCAACGGGGCCAACAACCAGGGCAACAACCCCGGCTGGAGTTTCGGCTTTTTGCCCCGCGCCAGCTACGTGAACCGCACCACCTGCCCCGCTGAGGGCGCCCACACGCTCCGCATCGACTTCACGGCCTACGACAACATTAATAACGTGTCCGGCCTCGCCCTGCCCACTGCCCACTACCCGCTCACCCTGCGCGTGCACAACCTTACGGCCAACACGTACGAGGACGTGAGTGCCCCGACCACTCCCTACTATTATCCCATCCCGACCAGCACCGCCACCACGCAGTATCAGGTAGTGGCGCTGGCCACGTCGCCCACCAGCGGCTGCGGCACCACCAGCAACACCGACCTAAGCACCTTCCCCGTCGTGACCGATGCCATCCTGGCCGGACCGGCCGGCACCTGGAGCGGCAACAGCGCCCCCGCCGATGGCAACTGGCTGGATTGCCACAACTGGGCCAGCGGCAACGTGCCCGATGCCAGTACCGACGCTACCATCAGCCCTAATACCACGTCAGTTAGCCTCGGCAATAGCCTGACGGCCAATGTCGCCGTGCAACCCACGCTGAACGGGGCCGGAGCGGCCGTGCGTACGCTCACCATCCCGGCCGGGGCTACCTTCACGCTGGGCAGCAGCGCCCAGTTGGCCGTAGCCGGCGACTGGGTGAATAATGGCACCGTGACTTCAGTCGCCACCAGCCAGGTCACCTTTCAGGGCACCAGCCCCCAAACGCTGACCGCCGGCACCTTCGGCAGCGTGGTAGTAAAAAACGCCACCGGCCTCACCCTGGCCACCGACGCCAGCACCAGCGGCACGCTCATGCTGAGTGCCGGCACCATCACGACGGGCCTCTATAAATGGGTGCACAGCAACGCCAGCGCCTCCAGCCTCAGCGGCTACGGGGCCGGCAGCTACGTGGCAGGAACCCTGCGCCGCGCTATTGCCAGCAATACCGTGGCTACGTACGCCTTCCCCGTGGGCACGGCCAGTCAATACGCGCTTTATGAGCTGCTTGACCACAACCTGAGCGGCAGCGGCTTCGGCACCATCGATGCCAGCTTTGGACCCAAGCCCGGCACCGATGCCAACCTGACCTACCTCGAGCCGGGCTACACACCCTACCGCGCCATCCACAGCGCCGGGGTCTGGACGCTCACACCCGACAGCCAGCCCAGCGCTGGCACCTACGACGCTAAGGTGAGTTTGCTGCCTTTCAGTGCTTTGATTGACAACTCCTTTACCGTCCTCAAGCGCCCCGACACCAGCACCGACGCGGCCGACTGGACCGGCGGGGGCGGCACGCTCAACCCCAACGGCGGCGCGGGGCGTCTGGTAGCGAACGGCTACGCCCTGCGCCTGGGCCTGATCAGCTTCAGCCAGTTTGGCTTGGGCCAGATGGTAGGAGCCGCCCCCTTGCCGGTAACGCTGACCCGCTTTACGGCCACGGCCAGCGGCTCCTGCGCCGTGCGCCTCGATTGGGCCACGGCCAGCGAAATCAACAACGACCGGTTCGAGTTGGAGCGCAGCGCCGATGGCCGCTCATTTCAGAAAATAACTACCGTCGCGAGCCGCAACAGCGCCAGCGGCAGCACCTATGGCTACACCGATCAACAGCCGGGCGAAGGACTGAACTACTACCGCCTCCGGCAAATCGACCTAGACCGCACCAGTACCTACAGTCCAGTAACGGCTTTTGCCATAACCTGCGGGGCCGGCGGCCCCGTGCGCCTGGTGCCCAACCCGGCCACCAACACTGTGCGCCTCCTGGGGCTGCGCCCCGGCCAGATGCTGTGCATATACAGTAGCGCTGGCCGCCTGGTGTACGCCGCGCCGGCCAGCCAACCAGACGAGTTGCTGGAAGTCAGCGGCTGGGTTCCGGGCCTGTACCTAGTCCACGTTCGCAACGCTGATGGCGGCCTGGCAGGCAAGCACAAGCTCCTAAAGCAGTGA
- a CDS encoding BLUF domain-containing protein, translating into MQISLTDIEIERQRQHAVAWIVSLTANIPLPASHRYAQQVLARHQRGELSLAQVAALLSTSVYRMLYRSRATHHLSAVQLQELMVQARAKNARLVVSGMLLYSEGMFVQVLEGPEEAVRALYARIEQDPRHTRLQTVSEGLQPARQFAEWSMDFGVVEGPEVERVLGAIKGQQRLPELAIVNARLQTLLQAFLD; encoded by the coding sequence ATGCAAATCTCACTCACCGATATCGAAATCGAGCGCCAGCGCCAGCACGCGGTGGCCTGGATTGTGTCCCTCACGGCCAACATTCCCCTGCCGGCATCGCACCGGTATGCCCAGCAGGTGCTGGCCCGTCACCAACGCGGCGAGCTGAGCCTTGCGCAGGTAGCCGCGCTGCTCAGCACCAGCGTGTACCGGATGCTTTACCGCAGCCGGGCCACGCACCATCTCAGCGCGGTCCAACTCCAGGAACTGATGGTCCAGGCCCGCGCGAAAAACGCCCGGTTAGTGGTTTCGGGCATGCTGCTCTACAGCGAAGGCATGTTTGTGCAAGTTCTCGAAGGGCCGGAAGAAGCCGTCCGGGCGCTCTACGCCCGGATTGAGCAGGACCCCCGGCACACGCGCTTGCAAACGGTAAGTGAAGGCCTGCAGCCGGCCCGCCAGTTTGCAGAGTGGAGCATGGACTTTGGCGTGGTGGAAGGGCCCGAAGTCGAGCGCGTGCTCGGCGCGATTAAGGGGCAACAGCGGCTGCCCGAGCTGGCCATCGTCAATGCCCGCCTCCAGACCCTGCTCCAGGCTTTTCTCGACTAG
- a CDS encoding hybrid sensor histidine kinase/response regulator has product MKTAIFSTVPTGFGPPAPLTVEQRLQELTESLAAAQAANAALKLLAVELQALASQPDQNPNAIVRIGANQQQLYANAAARQLAQGLPRAEQVRVQRQLRAGAATALALGGAQQVEVRLGARTFTISVVPFPGEGYVNLYFTDITERESVRLQLQAQQQFVQQVFDTIPTLVFVRDEAQQLVFQNHAMQVMLQGSALARAEPVAPNSVLARELAAYAAVDREVLATGQEIATEEPHTLLDGTQRWYYTIKRPLHQPDGRVQVLGVSTDVTALRLAQQTLAQSEQQYRDLMHYGQTLFGTCDLQGRTLTANPALAKLLNEDATELIGRPMASHLPPEDQSFVAPYLTRIFAEGEDQGVLRVCPRGSLEIRYLLYHNYVVRPAGQDPYIASHAHDITERVLASKELKRAKQAADASVTARENFLANMSHEIRTPMNGVLGVANLLAKTVLTAEQTELLHIIRGSGQHLLAVLNDILDMAKIASGNLELNLESFNLCESVRLAVQPLALQAQAKGIRFEGTPLSATCPYPMVQADAHRLNQIMLNLVSNAIKFTPAGGLVQVKGELLAETADTLTVRFAITDTGVGMGPEVLSRIFESFTQAYADTARRFGGTGLGLSISRALVEQMGGELTAESAPGVGSTFAFRLTLAKATEAAPNAAFEEFDTGVLAGVRVLLVEDNDINRFVARRTMQAWGVVVVEAVEGASGVALFEQQPFDLVLMDIQMPGMNGLEAMALMRAQPATGQANIPMLALTANAFHGDHQQYRAAGMDDCLAKPFEEAELYAKLRKLLRR; this is encoded by the coding sequence ATGAAAACGGCAATCTTTTCTACCGTGCCCACGGGGTTCGGCCCACCGGCCCCACTTACGGTAGAGCAGCGCCTTCAGGAGCTGACCGAATCCCTGGCGGCGGCCCAGGCAGCCAATGCAGCGCTGAAGCTGCTTGCCGTCGAGCTGCAGGCCCTGGCCAGCCAGCCCGACCAAAACCCGAATGCCATCGTGCGCATCGGGGCCAATCAGCAGCAGCTTTACGCCAACGCCGCCGCCCGGCAGCTGGCCCAGGGCCTGCCAAGGGCCGAGCAGGTGCGGGTGCAGCGCCAGCTGCGGGCCGGGGCCGCCACGGCGCTGGCGCTGGGCGGGGCCCAGCAGGTGGAAGTGCGCCTGGGCGCGCGCACTTTCACCATTTCCGTCGTGCCGTTTCCGGGCGAAGGCTACGTCAACCTCTACTTCACCGACATCACCGAGCGGGAGTCCGTGCGTCTGCAGCTGCAGGCGCAGCAGCAGTTCGTGCAGCAGGTGTTCGATACCATTCCCACGCTGGTGTTTGTGCGGGACGAGGCGCAGCAGCTCGTCTTTCAGAACCACGCCATGCAGGTCATGCTGCAGGGCTCGGCGCTAGCTCGGGCCGAACCCGTGGCCCCCAACAGCGTGCTGGCCCGGGAACTGGCTGCCTACGCCGCCGTCGATAGGGAAGTGCTGGCCACGGGCCAGGAAATTGCCACGGAGGAACCGCATACCCTGCTCGATGGTACGCAACGCTGGTACTACACCATTAAGCGTCCCCTGCACCAACCCGATGGGCGCGTGCAGGTGCTGGGCGTGAGCACCGATGTTACGGCCCTGCGGCTGGCCCAGCAAACCCTGGCGCAGAGTGAGCAGCAGTACCGCGACCTGATGCACTACGGCCAGACCCTCTTTGGCACCTGCGACCTGCAGGGCCGGACCCTGACTGCCAATCCGGCCCTGGCCAAGCTGCTCAACGAAGATGCTACTGAGCTGATTGGCAGGCCCATGGCCAGTCACCTGCCGCCCGAGGACCAAAGCTTTGTGGCGCCCTACCTCACCCGTATTTTCGCCGAGGGCGAGGACCAGGGCGTACTGCGGGTGTGCCCGCGCGGAAGCCTGGAAATCCGCTACCTGCTCTACCACAACTACGTGGTGCGCCCGGCTGGTCAGGACCCCTACATTGCCTCGCACGCCCACGACATCACCGAGCGGGTGCTGGCCAGCAAGGAGCTGAAGCGCGCCAAGCAGGCCGCCGATGCCTCCGTGACAGCCCGCGAAAACTTCCTGGCCAACATGAGCCACGAAATTCGTACGCCAATGAACGGCGTGCTGGGCGTGGCCAACCTGCTGGCCAAAACCGTCCTTACCGCTGAGCAAACTGAGCTGCTGCACATCATTCGCGGCTCGGGGCAGCACCTGCTGGCCGTGCTCAACGACATCCTGGACATGGCCAAAATCGCCAGTGGCAATCTGGAGCTGAATCTGGAATCGTTCAACCTCTGCGAATCGGTAAGGCTGGCCGTGCAGCCGCTGGCCCTGCAGGCCCAGGCCAAGGGCATCCGTTTCGAAGGCACGCCGCTGAGCGCCACCTGCCCGTACCCGATGGTGCAGGCCGACGCGCATCGCCTCAACCAGATTATGCTGAACCTGGTGAGCAACGCCATCAAGTTCACGCCCGCCGGCGGGCTGGTGCAGGTGAAAGGCGAGCTGCTGGCCGAAACGGCTGACACCCTCACCGTGCGGTTTGCCATCACCGACACGGGCGTGGGCATGGGGCCGGAGGTGCTGTCGCGCATTTTCGAGAGCTTCACCCAGGCGTATGCCGACACCGCCCGGCGCTTTGGCGGCACGGGCCTGGGCCTGAGCATCAGCCGCGCGCTGGTGGAGCAGATGGGTGGCGAGCTGACGGCCGAAAGCGCCCCTGGCGTGGGCAGCACCTTTGCCTTCCGCCTCACCCTAGCCAAGGCCACGGAGGCCGCGCCGAATGCAGCTTTCGAGGAGTTCGACACCGGCGTGCTGGCCGGCGTGCGGGTGCTGCTGGTGGAGGACAACGACATCAACCGCTTCGTGGCCCGCCGCACCATGCAGGCCTGGGGCGTGGTGGTGGTGGAAGCGGTGGAAGGTGCCAGCGGGGTGGCCCTGTTCGAGCAGCAGCCCTTCGACCTGGTACTGATGGACATTCAGATGCCCGGCATGAACGGGCTGGAGGCCATGGCCCTGATGCGGGCGCAGCCAGCGACGGGGCAGGCCAACATTCCCATGCTGGCGCTCACCGCCAACGCTTTCCATGGCGACCACCAGCAGTACCGGGCGGCGGGCATGGACGACTGCCTGGCCAAGCCCTTTGAGGAAGCCGAGCTCTACGCCAAGCTGCGGAAGCTTTTACGCCGCTAG
- a CDS encoding TonB-dependent receptor has product MPRFFLFFLLCWPFWAVGQLPSGHIDGHVTGSGIHGVEGVSVVETTGRFSALSGADGHFSLTLPLGEYTLITRSLSYQEQRRSVVLSAETPNLTVDFTLQPTATALQEVEVLGRQETTYKSDYSFVGTKTATRPIDVPQSISTVTKELMADRQALRLTDVVKNVAGVTQYSHYDDLTIRGFRNGYESGFRLLNGLRSGFSYGNSFTQAPLTVNLERVEILKGPGAALYGDINPGGTVNMVTKKPLDVARQAVTFSTGSFNTMRATADLTGPVNEQKNVLYRFNAGFEKSNTFRSVNDTRSLMVAPTVTFLPTDKTTLNAELVYTHIDGYLDRGITIRGGDLYALPRSFTLSQPSDYFRTSTYYLNASLNHRFTDRLSFNASYLDFTYHEDLSEHRTLNSYADAPANTVMNLRYFDRRAEEYTKNLAAYFVLNAATGPVKHKVVTGVDYIRFTTDPQSTMFEARRKLVNGVETPLTFDLKKPLYEIQDPTKYVRRPLPQFFVDYLNSIYHTTGLYVQDQIAVTPRLDVLLGARYELFHDERDYGNGEETIPQRRLLPRAGLTYALLGNLNYFASYSAGFRPLKPEFLRFPERYGRSTPFDTETSYQLETGLKGEFFNNGLLATVAAYQIVKRNQLVPTNALMPDGTTVYRQNDLVRSRGAELELTGNLLPNLNLNATYALNHSEVLDAALAVEEGQPLANAPRHSAGLWTKYTFVTPALRGLGVAVGGNAVGRRRTENQVQNTTTGELYWGYWPGYTTLDAALFYTTGKFNFHVNVSNLLDTYYFVGGYDFFRASPGAPRNFMATLGYTF; this is encoded by the coding sequence ATGCCCCGGTTTTTCCTGTTTTTCTTATTGTGCTGGCCCTTTTGGGCCGTGGGCCAATTGCCGTCGGGCCATATCGACGGCCACGTTACTGGGTCGGGTATCCACGGCGTAGAAGGCGTTTCGGTGGTGGAAACCACGGGTCGGTTCTCGGCTTTGAGCGGGGCCGACGGCCATTTTTCCCTGACCTTACCTCTGGGCGAATACACGCTCATTACCCGCAGCCTGAGCTATCAGGAGCAGCGCCGCTCGGTGGTGCTGAGTGCGGAAACACCGAATCTGACGGTGGATTTTACCTTGCAGCCCACCGCCACGGCCCTGCAGGAAGTGGAAGTGCTGGGCCGCCAGGAAACCACCTACAAGAGCGACTACAGCTTCGTGGGCACCAAAACGGCCACCCGGCCCATTGATGTGCCACAGTCGATTTCCACCGTGACCAAGGAGCTGATGGCCGACCGCCAGGCCCTGCGTCTGACCGACGTGGTGAAGAACGTGGCGGGCGTCACGCAGTACTCGCACTACGACGACCTCACGATTCGGGGCTTCCGCAACGGCTACGAGAGCGGCTTCCGGCTGCTGAACGGGCTGCGCTCGGGCTTCAGCTACGGCAACTCGTTCACCCAGGCTCCGCTGACGGTGAACCTGGAGCGGGTGGAAATTCTGAAAGGGCCTGGCGCGGCGCTCTACGGCGACATCAACCCCGGCGGCACGGTGAACATGGTGACCAAAAAGCCGCTTGATGTAGCCCGGCAGGCTGTCACTTTCTCCACCGGCAGCTTCAACACCATGCGGGCCACGGCCGACCTGACGGGCCCGGTGAACGAGCAGAAAAACGTGCTCTACCGCTTCAATGCGGGCTTTGAGAAGTCGAACACGTTTCGCAGTGTGAACGATACCCGCTCGCTGATGGTGGCGCCCACCGTCACGTTTCTGCCCACTGACAAGACCACGCTCAACGCCGAGCTGGTGTACACCCACATCGACGGCTACCTCGACCGGGGCATCACCATCCGGGGTGGCGACCTGTACGCGCTGCCCCGCTCGTTCACGCTCAGCCAGCCCAGCGACTATTTTCGCACCAGCACCTACTACCTCAACGCTTCGCTCAACCACCGCTTCACCGACCGACTGTCGTTCAACGCTTCCTACCTCGATTTCACCTACCACGAGGATCTGAGTGAGCACCGCACCCTGAACTCCTACGCCGACGCGCCGGCCAACACGGTGATGAACCTGCGCTACTTCGACCGGCGGGCCGAGGAATACACCAAGAACTTGGCTGCCTACTTCGTGCTGAACGCGGCTACCGGTCCGGTGAAGCACAAAGTGGTAACGGGCGTGGACTACATCCGCTTCACCACCGACCCGCAGAGCACCATGTTCGAGGCCCGGCGCAAGCTGGTAAACGGGGTAGAAACGCCGCTGACCTTCGATCTGAAAAAGCCGCTCTACGAAATCCAGGATCCCACGAAGTACGTGCGCCGGCCGCTGCCGCAGTTTTTCGTCGATTACCTCAACTCCATCTACCACACCACCGGCCTCTACGTGCAGGACCAGATTGCGGTGACGCCGCGCCTGGACGTGCTGCTGGGCGCGCGCTACGAGCTGTTCCATGATGAGCGGGACTACGGCAATGGCGAGGAAACCATTCCGCAGCGCCGCCTGCTGCCCCGCGCCGGCCTCACGTATGCCCTGCTGGGCAACCTGAACTACTTTGCCAGCTACAGCGCCGGTTTCCGGCCGCTCAAGCCGGAGTTTCTGCGGTTTCCGGAGCGCTACGGCCGTAGCACGCCCTTCGATACTGAAACCAGCTACCAGCTGGAAACCGGCCTTAAGGGGGAGTTCTTCAACAACGGCCTGCTGGCCACGGTGGCAGCTTACCAGATTGTGAAGCGCAACCAGCTGGTGCCCACCAACGCCCTGATGCCCGATGGCACGACCGTGTACCGCCAGAATGATTTGGTCCGCTCGCGCGGGGCCGAGCTGGAGCTGACCGGTAACCTGCTCCCCAACCTCAACCTGAACGCCACTTACGCCTTAAACCACTCCGAAGTGCTGGATGCGGCTCTGGCGGTGGAGGAAGGCCAGCCCCTGGCCAACGCCCCCCGCCACTCGGCCGGCCTCTGGACCAAATACACCTTCGTGACGCCCGCGCTGCGCGGGCTGGGTGTGGCCGTGGGCGGCAACGCCGTGGGCCGCCGTCGCACCGAAAACCAGGTGCAGAACACCACCACCGGTGAGCTGTACTGGGGCTACTGGCCCGGCTACACCACGCTGGATGCGGCCCTGTTCTACACCACCGGCAAGTTCAACTTCCATGTGAACGTGAGCAACCTGCTCGATACCTACTACTTCGTGGGCGGCTACGACTTCTTCCGCGCCAGCCCCGGCGCGCCCCGCAACTTCATGGCCACGCTGGGCTACACGTTCTAG